The Deltaproteobacteria bacterium DNA segment GGCGCAGAGCAAAATTTTGCTGGCCCTCGTCCAGCGCTGTCAGGCGGACTTCCGACAGGCGGCGAGGACCGCGCTCGAGGGGATCGAGATCGCCCGCGATGCCGGTAACGCCTACACGTACCTGTTTTCTCACTGTGTGCGAGTCGACGCGCTCGTGCAGCTCGGGGAATGGGGTGCCGCCTTCAACGCCATCGACGAAGGACTGCGCATGGCGAACCAAAGCGGCCATGTTCACCTGGCCTCTTTTCTGCGGTCGGAGGCGGCCGCGCTGCACAGCGAAGCGTTCGATTTCACCAGCGCGGCAGCGATCGCGCGTGAAGAGCTGCAGCGCCCTTCGCTCACCGATCGGGGCCGTCAAAGCGCGATGTTCGCGCTGGCATTCGCGCTCCTCGGTCTTGGTCGGCTCGACGAGGCGTATTCGGCGTTCACGGCACCACAGCTCGTCTGGGCGCCCGAAGTCGCTTCCATGGCTTGGCCAGAGCATATCCACCTGCGCCACGGGCTGGGGCAGGTCGGGTTGGCGCGCGGTGACCTCGACGGCGCTCGTCGCGAGGCCGAGGCTTTCCAGGCGCTCGCCGCCACCGCGGACGAGCCGATGCCACGGGCCCTCGCGGCGCGGCTACTGGCAGAGATCGCCCTGGAGGCAGGGCGCCTGTCCGAGGCCGAGGGGTTTCTTCGGGAGGCGCTCGCCGCCATCCAGGGGCGCGAGGCGCCGGTCGTCGCTTGGCGCATCGCCGCCACCGCCGCTCGCGTGCACGGCCGGCAACGTCGCCGTGCCGAGGCCGAGGCGGCTCGCCGTCAGAGTGCTGCGCTCGTGACCCGGCTGGCGGACTCGTTGCCGCCCGGGCACGAGCTTCGCCAGTCGTTCTTGAAGCATCCTTCCGTGCGCGAAGTGCTGGATTCTCCAAGGACAGCGTCACGGCCGCGACACCGTCCCTGATCGCACCATAGTGCCCTTCCTTATGGACAGATAAACGGCGCACAGGTGAACGCGCAGCTAATCAACCCCACGTCACACTGCGCCATACGCAGGGCGTCACGGATGTCGCATGCGCCGTCGCCGTTCACGTCACACACTTCGGGGTGGCTGAACGGCGCCGCCCCACACCGCCGGAGGTCCACGTCCAACTGCGCCACTATTAGCGCGTCTCCGATGTCGACGGCGCCGTCGCCGTTCACGTCGCCGCACCGGACCGGCGGCACCGCGTCAAACTCATAGGCGCCGATTGAGCAGTTCGTGGCGCCGACACCGGGACGGTTGAACCCGCGCTGGTCGAGACCGGTCACGGGTGACGCCGCGCAGATGGTCTCATCGCCCGCGTTGATTGCCGGGCTCCCCGCTTCGAGCGCGATGGTTTGCGTTGGCCCGCCGTTGCTGGCGAGCTCGGCGGGGTCGAGCAGCGGGTCGGTTTTGCAGAACGAGGTGCCGGTGGTGGTGGCACAGTTGGCACCCGTGAAGCCGCACGTTCCGCCGTCATCGATGTTATGACCGCCATCGGTGATGGGGCCGCCGCGGCCCGATACACTGCAATTGCCCCCCGACGTGCTATTGGCGAGGATGCTATTGGTTACCGTGACGGTTAGCGTGCTCCCGTTGAAGATGGCGCCGCCGTCGGTCGCCGCGCTGTTGCTGGTCAGTTTGGTCTTCCCCCAAAAACTCGTGACCTCGTGATCAGCGCCTGACGACGCGACGAGCGTCAGACCAGGACTCTTCCCCTGCCTCCGACGGACGCCTCACCGTTAGGGGTGGACGCCGGGCGGTCGCCTCGACCAAGCTGTCTCGCTTCTCTTCCTCATCGGACCGAAGCGGCCGGTCGAGCGACCACGGACCCGGGCCCGAGATCAGGAGAAAGAGGCAGCTCATGAACTGCGCGTACTCCGAGCGGACCTCGTGCAAGACCGCCCAGATGCCAACCTGCGGCGGAACTGGGGGTGGGGGGAGCGGCAAGGTGCCGAGGAAAAGCCGCGGCTTGGTGGAGAGCATCGCCACGAGCATCTCGATGATGAACGGTATCGTGATGAGCCGTGTGCCGAGGCCGAGGATCAGCAACAAGCCGCCCACGATTTCCAGCCCCCCCACGAAGTTCGCGGTGAAGACCGGAAACGGCAACCCGAGTTTGGTG contains these protein-coding regions:
- a CDS encoding DoxX family protein, whose product is MVVRMMAGAVFFWEGILKFVYANQGVGRFTKLGLPFPVFTANFVGGLEIVGGLLLILGLGTRLITIPFIIEMLVAMLSTKPRLFLGTLPLPPPPVPPQVGIWAVLHEVRSEYAQFMSCLFLLISGPGPWSLDRPLRSDEEEKRDSLVEATARRPPLTVRRPSEAGEESWSDARRVVRR